A DNA window from Limnochordia bacterium contains the following coding sequences:
- a CDS encoding DeoR/GlpR family DNA-binding transcription regulator encodes MLASERRKHIIEIIEETKAVSVQDLSQRFAVATETIRRDLKKLEAEGVLKRTHGGAIVEESISVLPFAQRSNQYMNEKRMIATRAAKLIQDGQTLILDGGTTTLQLARSLIHKKDLTVVTNSLAIATELAYVPGVTVEVVGGILRKAELSLVGPTAKQFIERIRVDWTFLAAAGITVDHGPAVSNNFEAEIKTVMAEAATSSVLLVDSSKLGRPAMVSYLSLGKLDMIITDNNADKDVLHALEGEGIKVLIAGNQ; translated from the coding sequence ATGCTGGCCAGTGAACGGAGAAAGCACATCATTGAGATTATCGAGGAGACGAAGGCGGTATCGGTGCAGGATCTATCCCAGCGGTTTGCGGTCGCAACAGAGACTATCCGCCGGGATCTTAAGAAGTTAGAGGCCGAAGGCGTGCTAAAACGCACCCATGGGGGGGCAATCGTAGAGGAGTCCATCAGTGTTTTGCCGTTCGCCCAACGAAGCAATCAATACATGAATGAAAAGAGAATGATTGCCACCCGTGCAGCCAAGCTCATCCAAGATGGTCAAACGCTAATACTAGATGGTGGTACCACTACACTGCAGCTTGCTCGTTCCCTCATACACAAAAAGGATTTGACGGTTGTCACCAATTCACTTGCAATTGCGACAGAACTTGCTTATGTCCCTGGGGTTACTGTGGAGGTTGTAGGGGGAATTTTGCGCAAAGCAGAGCTTTCCCTTGTTGGCCCCACGGCTAAGCAGTTTATTGAGCGTATCCGGGTAGACTGGACCTTTCTTGCTGCAGCCGGGATAACAGTAGATCATGGACCGGCTGTATCCAACAACTTTGAAGCGGAAATCAAAACCGTGATGGCCGAAGCTGCCACAAGTTCAGTACTTCTGGTTGACTCAAGTAAGCTCGGCAGACCTGCGATGGTATCTTACTTATCGCTTGGGAAGCTAGACATGATCATCACCGATAATAACGCCGACAAAGATGTACTACATGCTTTAGAAGGCGAAGGCATCAAGGTATTGATTGCAGGGAACCAGTAA
- a CDS encoding ABC transporter ATP-binding protein — protein MIKFQNVSKKYNQKVVAVNNINLKINRGEFVVLIGPSGCGKTTTLEMINRLEKPTSGSIYINGQDISKVDEVALRRNIGYVIQQTGLMPHLTIGENIGLVPRLQKWPENRIKDRVIELLEMVGMEPGSYLTRYPHELSGGQQQRIGVLRGIAAEPDIILMDEPFGALDPITRENLQDELKKLQDQLRKTIVFVTHDMDEALKLGDRVVLMRQGQIVQADDPEDLLRNPADEFVEEFIGRDRLALQVETLTVEEVARTTPITASPELGLLQAARRMRQKRVDSLVVVDEEDRLIGIVTAKSVNKHKSNSKRIKDIVQVDIPTVSRGTSAKTAFELLFLSDVGLLPIIGESDRLYGIVTRSSLAEMLYQVVWDSDFPSSNGLSHTKMQASYN, from the coding sequence ATGATCAAGTTTCAGAACGTGAGCAAGAAGTATAACCAAAAGGTGGTGGCTGTAAACAATATTAACCTCAAGATCAATCGGGGAGAATTCGTGGTACTGATTGGTCCTAGTGGTTGTGGCAAGACGACGACCCTTGAGATGATTAACCGACTTGAAAAGCCAACAAGTGGGTCCATATATATCAATGGTCAGGATATAAGCAAGGTGGATGAAGTGGCGTTAAGGCGCAACATCGGCTATGTTATCCAACAGACGGGATTGATGCCCCACCTTACCATCGGCGAGAACATAGGGTTGGTACCACGCTTGCAGAAATGGCCTGAAAACCGTATCAAAGACCGGGTCATAGAGCTTTTGGAAATGGTCGGTATGGAACCGGGCAGTTACCTAACACGATATCCCCATGAGCTAAGTGGCGGGCAGCAGCAACGCATCGGGGTCTTGCGTGGAATTGCCGCGGAGCCGGACATTATTCTGATGGACGAACCCTTCGGGGCCCTAGATCCTATTACCCGAGAGAACCTGCAAGATGAACTCAAGAAACTGCAAGATCAATTGAGAAAAACCATCGTGTTTGTGACCCATGATATGGATGAAGCACTTAAGTTGGGAGACAGGGTGGTACTAATGAGACAGGGCCAGATCGTCCAGGCGGATGATCCGGAGGATCTGTTACGAAATCCGGCTGATGAATTCGTCGAGGAGTTTATTGGACGGGACCGCCTTGCCCTACAAGTTGAGACGCTTACAGTTGAGGAAGTGGCACGAACTACCCCGATTACCGCTTCACCGGAACTTGGACTATTGCAAGCCGCCCGGCGTATGCGACAGAAACGAGTGGATAGTCTTGTGGTGGTTGACGAAGAAGATAGACTCATAGGGATTGTGACTGCCAAAAGCGTGAATAAACACAAAAGCAACTCTAAAAGGATTAAGGACATCGTCCAGGTGGATATTCCCACCGTATCCAGGGGTACTTCAGCTAAGACCGCCTTTGAGTTGTTGTTTCTAAGTGATGTAGGGCTGCTACCTATCATAGGCGAGTCCGACCGCTTGTATGGAATTGTCACCAGGAGTAGTCTTGCTGAGATGTTGTACCAGGTGGTATGGGATAGTGACTTCCCTAGTTCAAACGGGTTGTCCCATACCAAGATGCAAGCAAGCTACAATTAA
- a CDS encoding D-glycerate dehydrogenase, with protein sequence MERRRVLVTRRIPQPGIDLLTKVCDVEINEEERVLSKEEIINKIRDKDGLLCLLTDEIDEEILRAGSGLKGVANYAVGFNNVDIAVATQLGIPVSNTPGVLTETTADLAWALLMAAARRVVEADGYTRAGKYAGWSPNLFLGVDVYGRTLGLVGLGRIGQAVARRAQGFDMQVLYYDLSRLTPEEEQALNVTYCSLPELLKKSDFVSLHVPLTADTKYLIGKDELTMMKDTAVLVNTARGPIVHEAALVEALKNKKIFAAGLDVYEDEPDLAAGLAQLDNVVVVPHIASASVQTRTKMATMAAENLLMMLAGKCPPNIVNREIYEG encoded by the coding sequence ATGGAACGACGAAGGGTTCTAGTTACCAGACGTATTCCCCAGCCCGGAATTGATTTACTCACAAAGGTATGCGATGTCGAGATAAACGAAGAAGAACGGGTGCTTTCCAAAGAGGAGATAATTAACAAGATAAGGGATAAAGATGGATTGCTGTGTCTGCTAACAGATGAGATAGATGAGGAGATTCTAAGGGCTGGTAGTGGACTCAAAGGAGTGGCCAACTATGCGGTTGGGTTTAACAATGTCGATATTGCTGTAGCTACCCAATTGGGGATTCCTGTATCGAATACCCCGGGGGTCCTTACCGAGACTACCGCGGATCTGGCTTGGGCCCTATTAATGGCCGCGGCCCGACGGGTGGTGGAGGCAGATGGCTATACCCGAGCGGGCAAGTATGCTGGTTGGAGTCCTAACCTGTTTTTAGGGGTGGATGTCTACGGCAGGACTCTCGGCCTAGTTGGATTGGGGCGGATTGGCCAAGCTGTAGCGAGAAGGGCCCAAGGCTTTGATATGCAGGTCCTCTATTACGATTTATCCCGATTGACCCCGGAAGAAGAACAAGCCCTTAATGTTACCTACTGTTCCTTGCCGGAGCTTTTGAAGAAGAGCGATTTTGTATCGCTCCATGTGCCCTTGACTGCGGATACTAAGTACCTGATTGGCAAAGATGAACTTACCATGATGAAAGATACGGCTGTCTTAGTTAATACAGCTCGGGGTCCTATTGTTCATGAAGCTGCTTTAGTAGAAGCTCTCAAGAACAAAAAGATCTTTGCCGCCGGCTTAGATGTCTATGAGGACGAACCGGATTTGGCAGCGGGTTTGGCTCAACTGGATAATGTAGTGGTCGTGCCTCATATTGCCAGTGCCAGTGTCCAGACCCGGACGAAGATGGCCACAATGGCCGCTGAGAACCTGCTGATGATGCTGGCGGGCAAGTGTCCGCCCAATATTGTTAATCGAGAGATATACGAAGGATAA
- a CDS encoding osmoprotectant ABC transporter substrate-binding protein: MRKRKGFFVLLGIALLVTLIFIAQPNKPEKQITFSSFDFSETVLFGELIKRLVEENTDIYVEHLPNMELGVSVAATQTGEVDIYLTYSGTQFTTVLKQDVTEEWTDPQKVLAYVTREVDTQHDMLLMDPLGFDNTYAVAVRRDLAKKYNLEKVSDLRPYASSMVLATDEDFLYREEVVVSYTHMTKVYDMKFRRAVAMSYGLLYRAVEKGDVDAIVAYSSDGRIAAMDLKVLEDDRSFFPPYDAMLIVRQETLVEYPELFDVLDRLSGRIDQETIQRLNARMDVDGVDPAIVAEDFLREQGLI; the protein is encoded by the coding sequence TTGCGGAAAAGAAAGGGATTCTTTGTACTGCTGGGGATTGCTCTATTGGTAACTCTGATTTTCATTGCTCAGCCCAACAAGCCGGAAAAGCAGATCACTTTTTCGTCCTTCGATTTCTCTGAGACAGTATTGTTTGGTGAGCTAATCAAACGACTTGTGGAGGAAAATACGGACATTTATGTGGAGCATCTTCCCAATATGGAGCTGGGTGTTAGTGTAGCTGCTACTCAGACCGGTGAGGTTGATATATATTTAACCTATTCCGGTACGCAGTTTACAACGGTATTAAAACAAGACGTCACTGAGGAGTGGACCGATCCCCAGAAGGTCTTAGCATATGTTACCAGGGAAGTCGACACCCAACATGATATGCTATTGATGGATCCCTTAGGCTTTGATAACACCTATGCAGTTGCGGTTCGACGGGATCTTGCTAAGAAGTACAATTTGGAGAAAGTCTCGGATCTCAGACCATATGCATCAAGCATGGTGTTGGCAACCGATGAGGATTTTCTGTACAGAGAAGAGGTTGTGGTTAGTTATACGCATATGACAAAAGTCTATGATATGAAATTTCGCAGGGCTGTTGCTATGAGCTACGGGTTGCTGTATCGGGCAGTGGAAAAGGGCGATGTAGATGCAATTGTGGCCTACTCTTCCGATGGTCGGATTGCCGCCATGGATCTCAAGGTCCTTGAGGACGATAGGTCATTCTTTCCACCTTACGATGCGATGCTAATTGTGCGGCAAGAGACCCTTGTTGAATATCCCGAGTTATTTGATGTGCTGGACCGACTCAGTGGGAGAATTGACCAGGAGACGATCCAGAGGCTAAATGCCAGGATGGACGTGGACGGGGTTGATCCAGCCATTGTGGCCGAAGACTTCCTCAGAGAACAGGGACTAATCTAG
- a CDS encoding ABC transporter permease, protein MLTAIYEHIVLLVALPVGLAILVAVPLGVICTRSKKLATALLSIAGIMQTIPSLALLSFMVMLGLGIGFRPAIVAIFIYALLPILRNTYTGIESVDPFIKKAAKGMGMTDFQCLIQVELPLAVPMILAGVRTSTTISIGTATLAAFVGGGGLGGLIVTGLRMLRNHIVLAGAIPAALLALMVDYLLGRLEETITPEAMKSN, encoded by the coding sequence ATGCTTACCGCGATTTACGAGCATATCGTATTGTTGGTGGCTTTGCCTGTGGGGCTTGCAATTTTAGTAGCTGTTCCTTTAGGTGTGATTTGCACACGCAGTAAGAAATTGGCCACGGCTTTGCTTAGCATAGCAGGTATCATGCAGACCATTCCTAGTTTAGCATTATTGTCCTTCATGGTCATGCTTGGACTTGGGATTGGTTTTAGACCAGCCATAGTAGCAATTTTCATCTATGCTCTTCTGCCAATTCTAAGAAACACGTATACAGGGATTGAGTCTGTGGATCCCTTCATCAAGAAGGCAGCCAAGGGTATGGGTATGACTGACTTTCAGTGTCTTATACAGGTTGAACTACCCTTGGCTGTACCGATGATACTAGCCGGTGTTAGAACCTCTACGACCATTTCGATCGGTACCGCAACACTGGCTGCTTTTGTAGGCGGTGGTGGTCTTGGTGGCTTAATCGTTACTGGCTTACGGATGCTTCGGAATCACATTGTGCTGGCGGGTGCTATACCTGCGGCATTACTCGCCCTAATGGTGGATTATCTTTTGGGTAGACTTGAGGAGACTATTACCCCTGAGGCAATGAAATCTAATTAA